The Methanocaldococcus jannaschii DSM 2661 genome has a segment encoding these proteins:
- a CDS encoding 60S ribosomal export protein NMD3, which produces MKIRGICYRCGAEDELIDGLCPICYAQEHPLIEVPDRVEIEVCHMCGSYKRKIWQTPKSEEAFEILNEIAYYATKDAIKKKSVMVEVEIYPEVTQLPGGKRSKLIIPVHIVARGRLPGEKEDRTYEKDIEVHLRMVQCPRCSRFMSNYYEATLQVRAMNRYLTEEEREELDNFVREELAKRLKKDRMAFIAKFIPQKEGLDYQLGSVGAARNVAQRIKEKYGGKITETATLVGVDRDSGKELYRVTVSVRVPEYKVGDVVEYKDKYYLVTAITEDKVYMKSIDYKREKIGLAWHIAEKETKMAKKKDELDTATVIATTPTIMVMDDKSYEVYEFDNIGDVKIKEGDKVKIFKKEGVSYLVNKIEGKDKQ; this is translated from the coding sequence ATGAAGATTAGGGGAATTTGCTACAGATGTGGAGCTGAAGATGAACTTATAGATGGACTCTGCCCAATTTGCTATGCTCAGGAGCATCCATTAATTGAAGTTCCAGATAGAGTTGAGATAGAAGTTTGTCATATGTGTGGTTCTTACAAAAGAAAAATTTGGCAAACACCAAAAAGTGAAGAAGCATTTGAGATATTGAATGAAATTGCTTATTATGCAACAAAAGACGCTATTAAAAAGAAAAGTGTTATGGTTGAAGTAGAGATTTATCCTGAAGTTACCCAACTTCCTGGAGGGAAGAGAAGTAAGTTAATTATTCCAGTGCATATTGTAGCCAGGGGAAGATTACCGGGAGAGAAAGAAGACAGAACCTATGAGAAAGATATAGAAGTGCATTTAAGGATGGTTCAGTGTCCAAGATGTTCAAGATTTATGTCTAACTATTATGAGGCAACCTTACAAGTTAGGGCTATGAATAGATATTTAACTGAAGAGGAGAGAGAGGAGTTGGATAACTTTGTTAGAGAAGAGTTGGCTAAAAGATTAAAGAAGGATAGAATGGCATTTATAGCAAAATTCATTCCACAAAAAGAGGGATTGGATTATCAGCTTGGTTCAGTTGGAGCTGCAAGGAATGTAGCTCAAAGAATTAAAGAGAAATATGGTGGAAAGATTACTGAAACTGCTACATTAGTTGGAGTGGATAGAGATAGTGGAAAAGAACTTTATAGAGTTACTGTTTCTGTAAGGGTTCCTGAATATAAAGTTGGGGATGTCGTTGAGTATAAAGATAAATACTACTTAGTTACTGCGATAACTGAAGATAAGGTTTATATGAAATCTATTGATTATAAAAGAGAAAAAATCGGATTAGCTTGGCATATAGCAGAGAAGGAAACAAAAATGGCAAAAAAGAAGGATGAATTAGACACTGCAACGGTTATAGCTACAACTCCAACCATTATGGTTATGGATGACAAAAGTTATGAGGTTTATGAATTTGATAACATTGGAGATGTGAAGATTAAAGAGGGTGATAAAGTTAAGATATTTAAAAAAGAAGGGGTTTCTTATTTGGTAAATAAAATAGAGGGAAAAGATAAACAATAA
- the hmvA gene encoding DNA-binding protein HmvA: MLPKATVKRIMKQHTDFNISAEAVDELCNMLEEIIKITTEVAEQNARKEGRKTIKARDIKQCDDERLKRKIMELSERTDKMPILIKEMLNVITSEL, from the coding sequence ATGTTACCAAAAGCTACAGTAAAGAGGATTATGAAACAACACACAGACTTTAACATCTCTGCAGAGGCGGTTGATGAACTCTGTAATATGCTTGAAGAAATTATAAAGATAACAACTGAAGTTGCAGAGCAAAATGCAAGAAAGGAAGGGAGAAAAACAATTAAAGCAAGAGATATTAAACAGTGTGATGATGAAAGATTAAAGAGAAAGATTATGGAACTTAGTGAAAGAACTGATAAGATGCCAATATTAATTAAAGAGATGTTGAATGTAATAACATCTGAATTATAG
- a CDS encoding class I SAM-dependent rRNA methyltransferase: protein MILIKLEIDRRAYNSIKNFSRLVYTKAIKNRGDLPKKEEIVTLTYNGKFVAKALYNPKSVILKILTTEDEEIDYDFFYKRIFNAKIYRENILNYKNTYRWIYAEGDELPTIIFDKYNELGAMQLMSKLIEKEYLKDIVDILFELSDLETIYVKRGKKGERIRDKIFGDKNKFETVIKEGDAKFKVNVRGHKTGFFLDQRENRLYLEKFIKEGDRVLDICCYTGGFSVHAAIRGAEVVGVDLSKKALKLAEENIELNNIPKDRYEFIEGNAFEVMKEMIEDKEKFDVVILDPPAFTQTEDDIKNALRAYASLNYLGIKLAKRIFVTCSCSHHVDKEMFKRTVISSAFRAKKELIMIDYKGQAPDHPISIGNKNLEYLKCIFFYVKN, encoded by the coding sequence ATGATATTGATTAAATTAGAGATAGACAGAAGGGCTTACAATTCAATAAAAAATTTTTCAAGGTTAGTTTATACAAAAGCCATAAAAAATAGAGGGGATTTACCAAAAAAAGAGGAAATCGTTACTTTAACTTATAATGGAAAATTTGTTGCTAAGGCTTTATATAACCCTAAATCAGTAATTTTAAAAATTTTAACTACTGAAGATGAAGAAATTGATTATGATTTCTTCTACAAAAGAATATTTAACGCTAAAATTTATAGAGAAAATATTTTAAATTATAAAAACACTTACAGATGGATTTATGCTGAAGGAGATGAGTTACCAACAATAATATTTGATAAATACAACGAGCTCGGAGCTATGCAGTTGATGTCAAAGCTCATTGAAAAGGAGTATTTAAAAGATATTGTTGATATTTTATTTGAATTATCTGACTTAGAAACAATATATGTCAAAAGAGGAAAGAAAGGGGAAAGAATTAGGGACAAAATCTTTGGAGATAAAAATAAATTTGAAACAGTTATTAAAGAAGGAGATGCTAAATTTAAAGTGAATGTTAGAGGGCATAAAACAGGCTTTTTCTTAGACCAGAGGGAGAATAGATTATATCTTGAGAAGTTTATAAAAGAGGGAGATAGAGTTTTAGATATCTGCTGTTATACTGGAGGTTTCTCTGTTCATGCAGCGATAAGAGGAGCTGAAGTTGTAGGAGTAGATTTGTCCAAAAAGGCATTAAAATTGGCAGAAGAAAACATAGAGTTGAACAATATTCCAAAGGACAGATATGAGTTTATTGAAGGGAATGCCTTTGAAGTTATGAAAGAGATGATTGAGGATAAAGAGAAGTTTGATGTTGTTATATTAGACCCTCCAGCTTTTACACAGACAGAGGATGACATAAAAAATGCCCTAAGGGCTTATGCATCTTTAAATTATTTGGGGATAAAGTTAGCTAAAAGAATATTTGTCACTTGCTCTTGCTCTCACCATGTAGATAAAGAAATGTTTAAAAGAACAGTTATATCTTCTGCCTTTAGAGCAAAAAAAGAGTTAATTATGATTGATTATAAAGGACAAGCTCCAGACCATCCAATATCTATAGGAAATAAAAATCTTGAGTATTTAAAATGTATTTTCTTTTATGTTAAGAATTAA
- a CDS encoding SAM hydrolase/SAM-dependent halogenase family protein — MRDDILDIITLTTDFGTNEGYVGAMKGRILNILKKYNKDAKIIDISHEIKPFNIYHGAYVLLTAIPYFPPSVHVAVIDPTVGSERKSIVIETKSGYYLVGPDNGLFTYVAEKLGIKRIIKIDEERYKPSSTFHGRDVYAVVGAEILINNGYDGEELDEMVKIDETKKRVIHIDRFGNIITNIKKDEVTFKYYDTIMIKIRHKNGIEKIIKCKFVKSYFEEKNNFICLINSEGFLEISKFMDNASKLLNVDYLDEIEIIY; from the coding sequence ATGAGGGATGATATTTTAGATATCATAACCTTAACAACTGACTTTGGAACTAATGAGGGATATGTTGGAGCTATGAAAGGTAGAATTCTAAATATTTTAAAAAAGTATAATAAAGATGCAAAAATAATTGACATCTCTCATGAAATAAAACCATTTAATATATATCACGGTGCTTATGTTTTATTAACAGCTATTCCATACTTTCCTCCTTCAGTTCATGTTGCAGTTATAGACCCAACGGTTGGGAGTGAGAGAAAATCCATCGTTATTGAAACAAAAAGTGGGTATTATTTAGTTGGGCCTGATAATGGATTATTTACCTACGTAGCTGAAAAATTGGGGATAAAAAGGATTATTAAAATTGATGAAGAAAGATACAAACCATCTTCAACATTTCATGGAAGAGATGTTTATGCTGTTGTAGGAGCTGAGATTTTAATCAATAATGGCTATGATGGGGAAGAATTGGATGAGATGGTTAAGATAGATGAAACAAAAAAGAGAGTTATACACATTGACAGATTTGGAAATATAATAACGAACATAAAAAAGGATGAAGTTACATTTAAATATTATGATACCATAATGATAAAGATAAGGCATAAGAATGGCATTGAAAAGATTATAAAATGTAAGTTTGTTAAGTCCTATTTTGAGGAAAAGAACAACTTTATATGCTTAATAAATAGTGAAGGATTTTTAGAAATCTCCAAGTTTATGGACAATGCCTCAAAGTTATTGAATGTTGATTATTTAGATGAGATTGAGATTATTTATTAA
- the purQ gene encoding phosphoribosylformylglycinamidine synthase I yields MKIAVTKFLGTNCDLDVCHAVKLAGGEPELVFFTQENLDSYKGAVIPGGFSYGDYLRAGAISARTPIIKGLKKMVEEGKPVLGICNGAQIGLEAGFSKGTLTNNLNAKFICKWVYIRVENNKTPFTQYYKKGEVLKIPIAHAEGRFYADDETLDYMYKNNMIVFKYCDETGEVTEEANPNGSIDNIAGVCNENQNCVLLMPHPERASEKILGSDDGLKMFKGMIDYAKRI; encoded by the coding sequence ATGAAGATAGCAGTGACAAAATTCTTAGGGACTAATTGTGATTTAGATGTATGTCATGCAGTTAAATTAGCTGGTGGAGAGCCAGAACTTGTTTTCTTTACTCAAGAAAATTTAGATAGCTATAAAGGAGCAGTTATTCCAGGAGGATTTTCCTATGGGGATTATTTAAGAGCAGGAGCAATTAGTGCAAGAACTCCTATAATTAAAGGTCTAAAAAAGATGGTTGAAGAAGGAAAGCCAGTTTTAGGAATATGTAATGGTGCTCAAATTGGTTTAGAGGCGGGATTTTCAAAAGGAACTTTGACAAACAACTTAAATGCAAAATTTATCTGTAAATGGGTTTATATTAGGGTTGAAAATAACAAAACACCATTCACTCAATATTATAAAAAAGGAGAGGTTTTAAAAATTCCTATCGCCCATGCTGAGGGAAGATTCTATGCAGATGATGAGACTTTAGATTATATGTATAAAAATAACATGATTGTCTTTAAATACTGTGATGAAACTGGTGAAGTAACTGAAGAAGCAAATCCAAATGGTTCTATTGATAATATAGCTGGAGTTTGCAATGAAAATCAAAACTGCGTTTTATTAATGCCACACCCAGAGAGAGCAAGTGAAAAGATTCTTGGTTCAGATGATGGGTTGAAAATGTTTAAGGGCATGATAGATTATGCTAAGAGGATTTAA